CGATCATCGCGAGCCGCAGTTCGAGCACGTCGGTCATCACGGCGCTCGTCTCTTCCGACGGCGTCTGCGTGTACCGGATGCCGACCTTGTCGAGGACGTCGGAGTGGAAGGGGGAGCCGTCGCGCCGGCGCAGCTCGTGACTCTGGAGCGCGTCGGCGGCGGCGTCCCGCAGCTCTTCGTCGATGCGCGCCTGCTCCCCGGCATCCACGCTGCCGTCGCCGGTCTTCTCCAGCTTTACGAGCCGGACGACCCACGGCAGGGTGAAGCCCTGCAGCATGAGGCTGACGAGAGCGACGACGAAGGCGATGTAGACGAGCTCGGGCCGCGTCTCGACGCTCTGCGGGATCGTCTGGGCGGCGGCGAGGGTGACGACTCCCCGCATCCCCGCCCACACGATGATGGTGCCGTGCTTCCACCCGAGTGGCGACGCCTGGTAGTAGTCGAAGTCGGCGAGGGCGCGCGAGACCCGCTCGCGCATCGACGTGAGCCGCCGCTGCCGCGCCTCGGGGCTCGCGAGCCGTCGAGCCGCGCGCCCGCGCGTCCGGCCACGCCCTCTCCCGGCGGAGGCGGGCGTGTCCGGCCATCCCGATGCCTCGATCTGGTCGAGCCGGGCGTCCATCGCCTCGAACTGCGAGCGGTTCATCCGTCGCGCGCGACCTCGTCCGACCCACAGCAGGAACGACACGTACGCGGTGCGCACGAGGAGCACGATCAGCAGCGCCGCCAGGGCGACCACGGTGGGCAGGGCGATGCCCTCGTGCCGGTTGATCACGTCGGTGACGATCTGCTTCAGCTCGAGGCCCATGATGAGGAAGATCCCGCCCTCGAGCACGAGTTCCACGGTGCGCCAGTTCACCTCGTCGGAGAGCCGCTGCTCGGGGGTGAACCACTTCTGCGCGCCCTGCCCGGCGACGATCCCCGCGACGACGGATGCCACGAGCCCCGACCCGCCGAGGTGCTCCGTCGGCAGGTACGCCAGGAACGGCACGGTGAATCCGATCGCGGTGCTGGCCGCCGACGTTCCCACCCACGACCGCAGGCGCATCGCGAGGACACCGATGAGGCCGCCGACGACGACGGCGACGACGACGCCCCACGCGAAGCTCCCGACCGCCGACCCCACCGAGAACGAGCCGGCGGCCACGGCGAGCAGGGCCGTCCGCAGCAGCACGAGCGCCGTCGCGTCGTTGAGGAGACTCTCACCCTCGAGCATCGTCGTCACCCGCGGCGAGATGCCGAGGCGCTTCGCGATGCCGGTGGCCACGGCATCCGTGGGGCTGAGGATCGCCCCGAGCGCGACGCCGAGGGCGAAGCCGACGCCGGGGAGCACCATCGAGAAGAACCAGCCGAGCACGAGGGCCGTGACGACGACGAGCACGATCGCGAGCCCCGCGATGGGGGTGAAGTCGCGGCGGAACTCGATCGCGGGAAGCCGCACCGCCGAGGCGTAGAGGAGCGGCGGGAGCACGCCCACGAGGATCAGTTCGGGGTCGATCTCGGGAACATCGACGAACGGCAGGAGGCCCACGCCGAGGCCGAGGGTGACGAGGAGCAGCGCGCCGGCGACGCCCAGCTTCTGGGCGAGGGCGGTCACGACGGCGACGGCGACCACGCCGACGAGGATGACGAGCAGCAACTCCACGATCGTGAGACTACCGTCGGGGGTCAGAGCAGGCCGAGCCCCCGCACGGCATCCCGCTCGGCGGCGAGTTCCGCGACCGACGCGTCGAGGAGGCGCCGTCCGCGCTCATCGAGGTCGAGCCCTTCGACGATGCGGTAGCCCGAGCCGTCGCTCGTGACGGGGAACGACGACACGAGTCCTTCCGGAACGCCGTACTCGCCGCGGGAGACGAGCGCCGCCGAGGTCCAGGCGGTGCCGTGTACGGCATCCCTCACGTGGGAGATCGCGGCATTGGCCGCCGAAGCCGCCGACGACGAGCCGCGCACCGCGATGATCTCGGCCCCCCGCTTCGCGACGCGGGGGATGAACTCGCCGTCGAGCCAGGCCGTCGCCGCCTCGATCCCCCCGAACCGCTCGGCGAGCGCGTCGATGACGGGCCGCCCTCCGACGGTCGCGTGGGCGACGTCGGGGAACTGGGTCGCGGAGTGGTTGCCCCAGATCGTGACGCCGTGGATGTCCGCGACGGATGCCGACAGCGTCGCCGCCAGCTGGCCGACGGCCCGGTCGTGATCGAGGCGCGTGAGGGCGGCGAAGCGCTCGGGCGGGATGTCGGGCGCGGAGGCCGCGGCGATGAGGGCGTTCGTGTTCGCGGGGTTCCCGACGACGAGCACCTGCACGTCGTCGGCGGCGACGGCGTTCAGCGCCGCACCCTGGGGGCCGAAGATGCCGGCGTTCGCGGCGAGGAGGTCGCCGCGTTCCATACCGGCCGTCCGTGGGCGGGCGCCGACGAGGAGGGCCACGTTCGCGCCGTCGAACGCCGTGCGGGGATCGTCGGTGATGTCGACGCCGTGCAGCAGGGGGAAGGCGCCGTCCTGCAGTTCGAGCGCCGTGCCCTCGGCCGCCGCGATCCCCTGCGGGATCTCCAGCAGCTTCAGCCGCACGGGCCGGTCGGGGCCGAGCATCGCGCCCGACGCGATGCGGAAGAGCAGGGCGTAGCCGATCTGCCCGCCGGCTCCGGTGACGGCCACCGTCGTCACTGCGTCGTCGGCGGCCGCGATGTTCCCTGGATTCGTCGAGGGCTCCATGCCCCGAGCCTATGCCCGCGGCGCCGGGGTGCGGGGTACGGTGAACGGCATGACCTTCAACAGCAACGCCCAGGTCGGTCAGACGACCGCTCGACGACGGGGTCGGGGCGCCGTGGTGGCCGGTGGGGCCGGTGTGGCGGGGCTGGGCGGGCTCGCCCTCCTGCTGCTGAGCCTGTTCACGGGCAACGACTTGACGGGACTGCTGGGCGGTCCCGGCGATTCCGCCCAGCCCGGCACCGAGACGGTCATCGAGAACTGCGAGACCGGCGCGGATGCCAACGCGAACGACGACTGCCGCCTCGTGCTCGGCCAGCAGGCGCTCGACTCGTACTGGGAGGGACAGGTCGAGGGCTACCGCGCTCCGCAGCTCATCATCGTCGACCAGCAGACCTCCACCGCGTGCGGCACGGCGTCGAACGCGACCGGACCCTTCTACTGCCCGCCGGAGCAGACGATCTACGTCGACCCGACGTTCTTCGGCATCCTGCGCGACCAGTACGGCGCGCAGGCGGGGAGCCTCGCGCAGCTGTACGTGCTCGCCCACGAGTACGGTCACCACATCCAGCAGCTCATCGGCGTGTTCGACCAGTACCCCGCCAACGGTTCGGGTCCGACGAGCAACGGCGTGCGCACCGAGCTGCAGGCCGACTGCTTCGCCGGCGCCTGGGTCGACGCGATGTCGAAGCAGAAGGATGCCAACGGCGTCCCCTACCTGAAGCCGCCGACCGACGCGGAGCTCCGCGACGCCCTGAACGCCGCCGCGACCGTCGGCGACGACCACATCCAGGAGCAGTCGACCGGGCGCGTGAACCCCGAGAGCTGGACCCACGGGTCGAGCGAGCAGCGCCAGCGCTGGTTCACGCGCGGCTACCAGGAGGGCCCCGAGCAGTGCGACACGTTCTCGGGGAACGACCTGTGAGCACGCCCCTCGACGACATCCTCTACCCGCCGATCGAACCCTTCGAGACGGGGGAGCTGCTCGTGGGCGACGGTCAGCGCGTGTACTGGGAGCAGTCCGGCAACCCCGACGGCAAACCGGTCGTGTTCCTCCACGGCGGACCGGGCGCGGGCACCTCGACCTGGCACCGCCGCTTCTTCGACCCGGAGCGCTACCGCATCATCCTGTTCGACCAGCGCGGCTGCGGTCGCAGCACCCCGCACGCCAGCGCCCCCGACGCCGACCTGCGCTTCAACACGACCTGGCACCTCGTCGCCGACATCGAGCTCCTGCGCCGCAATCTCGGCATCGAGAAGTGGCAGGTCTTCGGCGGCTCGTGGGGGAGCGCGCTCGCGCTCGCGTACGCGGAGTCGTACCCGGATGCCGTCAGCGAACTCGTGCTGCGCGGCATCTTCACGTTGCGCCGTCACGAGCTCGAGTGGTTCTACGAGGGCGGTGCTTCGGCGCTGTTCCCCGACCTGTGGGAGGCGTTCCTCGCACCGATCCCGGTGCTGGAGCGCTCCCGCATGATCGAGGCGTACCACCGCCGGCTCACCGACCCCGATCCGGCCGTCCACCGGCCCGCCGGGGTCGCATGGACCACGTGGGAGGCGTCGACGCTGACTCTGCTCCCCGATCCCGACCTCGTGGCGTCGATGGCGGCCCCCGACGCGGCGGTCGCCTTCGCCCGCATCGAGAACCACTACTTCGTGCATGGCGGCTGGTTCCGTGAGGGGCAGCTGATCGAGGATGCCGGGCGCCTCCGCCACATCCCGGCGGTCATCGTGCAGGGCCGCTACGACGTGTGCACGCCCGTCATGACGGCGTGGGATCTGCACCGCGCATGGCCGGAGGCGGAGCTGGTGATCGTGCCCGACGCGTCGCATTCGGCATCCGAACCGGGCATCGCCGCCGCTCTCCGCGCCGCGACCGACCGTTTCGCCGCCGCCCCCGTCGACTGACCCCGCGGGTCGCCGAGCGAGCGAGCACCCCCGATCGTTGAGCGAGCGCAGCGAGACGAAACGGCGTTCCGCAGGGGGTGCGGCGTTTCGTCTCGTCGCTGCGCTCCTCGCTCAACGACCGGTGGGCGGGTCGGCATCCGCGGTCGTTGAGCAAGCGCAGCGAGACGAAACGGCGTTCCGCAGGGGGTGCGGCGTTTCGTCTCGTCGCTGCGCTCTTCGCTCAACGACCGGAGGGCGGGTCGGTATCCGCTAGACTGGACCTACTTGCAGCGCCGATCGTGGCGCTTCTCGCGTCGTAGAACGCTTCCCTCGCCGCCGGTCCTCGACCGAAGTCGGCTGACATTCTTCGTACGGCGAACCCGTCACCGCATCCGCAGACGGGCCACCGACCGGGCCTCCGCTGTCCACTCGACATGCGCGCCCAGAAAAGCCTCATGACTGACACTTCTTTCCGCACGCTCGGCGTGCCCGCCCCCCTGCTCGACGTTCTCGCCGCCGACGGCAAGACCGAGGCGTTCCCCATCCAGGTCGACACGCTTCCCGACACGCTCGCCGGCCGCGACGTGCTCGGCCGCGGCAAGACCGGCTCGGGCAAGACCCTCGCCTTCTCCATTCCGATGGTCGCCCGCCTCGGCGGTGCCCTCGCCGGCGGCGCTCGCCGCCAGGGCCGCATCCTCGGCCTCGTGCTCGCGCCGACCCGCGAGCTCGCCACTCAGATCAACGCGACGCTCGAGCCGCTGGCCCGCGCCTACGGCCTCAAGACGACCACCATCTTCGGCGGCGTCAACCAGAGTCGGCAGGTCGCCGCGCTGCAGGCCGGTGTCGACATCGTCGTGGCCTGCCCGGGCCGTCTCGAAGACCTCCTGCAGCAGCGCCACCTGACGCTCGACGCCGTCGAGATCACCGTCATCGACGAGGCCGACCACATGGCCGACCTCGGCTTCCTGCCGTCGGTCACCCGCATCCTCGACAAGACGCCCCGCGACGGTCAGCGTCTCCTGTTCAGCGCCACGCTCGACAACGGCGTGGACAAGCTCGTCAAGCGCTTCCTCCAGAACGAGGTGCTCCACTCCGTCGACGAGGCCCACTCGCCGGTGGCCGCGATGACCCACCACGTCTTCCACGTGGAGGGGGCGGATGCCAAGAAGGAGCTCGTCCGCACCCTCGCGTCGGGCACGGGCCGCCGCATCCTCTTCATGCGCACGAAGCACCACGCGAAGAAGCTCGCTCAGCAGCTGACGGCGCAGGGCATTCCCGCCGTCGACCTGCACGGCAACCTGTCGCAGCCGCAGCGCGACCGCAACCTCGCGGCGTTCTCGTCGGGTGCCGCGAGGGTGCTCGTCGCGACCGACGTCGCCGCCCGCGGTGTCCACGTCGACGACGTCGAGCTCGTGATCCACGTCGACCCGCCCATGGAGCATAAGGCGTACCTGCACCGCTCCGGTCGTACGGCGCGTGCCGGTGCCGAGGGCTCGGTCGTGACGCTCGTCCTCCCGGGCCAGGAGAAGGACGTCAAAGACCTCCTCCGCAAGGCCGCGATCACCGCGACGCCCGTGCGCGTGACGGCCGAGTCGGCCGAGGTGTCCGCACTCGTGGGCGAGGTCGCGGCATACGTCGCGCCCGCTCCGAAGGCGGAGCAGCAGCGCGGCGGCGGCCGTAGCCAGGGCGCGAACGCGCAGCGCAAGCGTGCCGCGCGCGAGGGCCAGGCCGGTCCGGGGCGCGGCGAGGGCCAGTCCCGCGGCGGCCAGGAGCGCGGTGCCGGTCAGGGTCGCACCCGCCGGGATCGCTCCGGCCGTCCGGCGCAGACCTCCGACCGCGCGGCGCACACCGACCGTCCGGCCCGCCAGAGCGAGCGCGGCCACGGCGCGGCCCGTCCGGCCGCGCAGCCCGCGGCATCCGGCAACGCCCGCACCACGGGCCGTCGCGCGAGCCAGCAGGGCAGCAAGCTGACGGTCGGCTCGGTCGTCCGTCAGAACGGTGCAGGACGCCGCAGCGGTCGCTGACCGCTTCGCGGCGTGGGGCGATTCGTCTCGCTGCGCTCGCTCAACGTCCGGTGAGGTGCGGCGTTGCGTCTCGCTTCGCTCGCTCAAGGTCCGGTGGGGTGCGGCGTTTCGTCTCGCTGCGCTCGCTCAACGTCCGGTGAGGTGCGGTGGGGCGGGGCGCGGCGTTCGCCCGAGCCGATGTGCGGGTGCGCCCGCGCAACACCCGCAGGTCGCCGCCGGTGAACCGTCGCCGAGCGTCGCCGCCGGTGAACCGTCGCCGCGGTGAAGTCCCCGGTCGTTGAGCGACGAGCGCAGCGAGGAGACGAAACGGCGTCGCCCGCCGGCTCAGGCGCGGAACGCCTGCAGGAGCACGAGGGTGAGCTTGGCGAGGTTGCCGTCGATGCGGAACCGCGTGAATCCTTCGCTGACGGCCGCGCCGGTGCGCGACGTCACGAACCACGGCGGCTTCGGCAGCACCGACAGTCCCGCGCCGCGCCCGCGGCCGCGCAGCGACCACGCCGACGAGACGGAGCGCGGGAACGGGCGGAACGGTCCGCGGACGACCGTCCGCTCCACACGGTCGAGCAGGAACGCGTTGTGGACGATGCCGATGCCGCTCGGGGCGTCGTCGAGCGTGCCACCCGGAAACGCGCCCCACGTGGCCGTCGGGGTGAGGAACCCGAACGCGGTCCACGCGTTGATCGCGACGGTGCCGTAGCGCAGCGCGGCCATCGCCCGTTCGAATCCGCCGGCGAGGGCGCGCTGCGTCTCGGGGGCGATGACGACGTTCGCGCCGAGCGTCCCCACGAGCCGGTCGTTCGCGTACGCGACGGCCGCGTCGACGAAGCGCTGCCCCATGCCCGGCAGCGAGACGACGCCCAGCACGGGCGCGAAGTACTCGGTGGACTCCAGTGCCGTCGCGTCCTCGCCGCTGGTTTCGATGAGCGCGCGTGTACCGTCGCCGCACCACGCGGCATCCGGGTACGCCTCGCGCGCGGCATCGAGCTTGCCGCCGCTGTGCGGGTACCAGACGGGGCGGCGAGGTGCGCGGTCGTAGGCCGTGCGCAACTCCTGAAGGAATGCGTCGCGCTGCGGCCAGTCGGCGCTCACGAGCACGACCTGGCCCGCGATGCAGTTGTGTCCGGAGTTGTGCAGCCGCATCGTCACGACGTGCTCCGCCTGGAAGCGCAGGTCGGCATCCGACCACTCGCCGGGGACCACGATGATCGGCGATACCCCGCCGAGCTCCGCCGTGATGGGCACGCTCAGTCCGGGCACGATGGCGCGGAAGGTCGCGTCGGACCCGGTGACGTGGACGTGGTCGATCGACGGATGCCGGGTGAGATACGCCCCGACATCGCCGCCGCCGCGCACGATCCGCAGGAACCCGGGCTCGATGAGCGGCGCGAGCGCACGCTCGAAGACGGGCACGAGAGCATCCTGCGTGGGGTTCACCTTCAGCACGACCGCGCGGTTCGACGACATCAGTTCGTACAGGACGTCGAGGAAGGGGATCGAGCTGACGTTGCCGGCACCGAGCACGAGCCCGACCCCGCCGGAGTGCGTCGGGTCGAGCTGGGCGAGCCCTGCCGTCCGTCGCGCCTCGCTCGCCGTGACGCCCGGCTCGAGCCACACCTCCGTGGAGTACCCCGACAGCAGCAGGCGGTCGATCGCCGTGAGCGGCGACGTGTGCACGACGACGCGGTCGCCGGGAGCTCGGCCGAGGGTCGTGCTCGACAGCGGGCTGTCGCCGCGGGCGAGGGCGCCGAGGGTGTCGGCGTAGGCGTCGAGGGCGACGAGTGCGGCGTACGGCCCCGACAGCCATTCCTCGCCGCGGAGAGGGTGCGACGCGGCGAGGCCCTTCGAGGTGGATGCCACGTCGGCCCACTCCTCGGCGACCGCGGCGACCGCGGCGCGGACACGCTGGATGACGGTGCGGCGCTGGCCCAGTGTCAGCAGCGACCAGGTGCGGGCTCCCGACGTGACGGCGTCGATCGCCCCGTCGAGCTCGGCGCGGACGTCCGGTGACGGACCGGCATCCGCGGCGGGTCGGCGGGCGGGTGACTTCTTCGGGGGCGTGGTCACAGCGCTCTCCTTCGGGCCGGAATCCCCAGCATACGTCCGCGACACCGCGTCTCAGGAATGCCGAGCCTCGATGTCGCCGCGACGCAGGCCGTACCCCCGGAGCGTCACAAGGCTCGCGATGACGAGGGCCGCGGGAGCGACGCTGAAGCTCAGCACGATCCCCGCGACAGCGCTCGCCGGCTGGGTGACCTCGACGCCCGCCGTGCGCTCCAGATACCCGGTGGATGCCAGCACCACCGCCAGTGCCGTCGCCCCCAGGGCGAACCCCGTCGTCTCGCCCGCCGTCCAGACGCCACCGAATGCGCCCGCCCGGCCCGGCCCGTGGCGAGATGCATCGTGAGCGATCACGTCGGGGAGCATCGCCATCGGTAGCGACTGCATCCCTGCGTAGGCGATCCCGGCGACCGCGACGGAGGCATAGAGCCACGCGCCAGGAGCCCACAGCGCCCCCGCCGTAGACAGCGCCGCGACCGCGAAGACGACGCTCGCGCCGGCGAACGCCCGCTCCTTGCCGAGGCGCCGCGCGGCGACCCCCCACGCGGGTGCCGCCAACAGCGCCGGGGCGATGAGCGCGACGAACAGCA
This genomic window from Candidatus Microbacterium phytovorans contains:
- a CDS encoding sodium:proton antiporter is translated as MELLLVILVGVVAVAVVTALAQKLGVAGALLLVTLGLGVGLLPFVDVPEIDPELILVGVLPPLLYASAVRLPAIEFRRDFTPIAGLAIVLVVVTALVLGWFFSMVLPGVGFALGVALGAILSPTDAVATGIAKRLGISPRVTTMLEGESLLNDATALVLLRTALLAVAAGSFSVGSAVGSFAWGVVVAVVVGGLIGVLAMRLRSWVGTSAASTAIGFTVPFLAYLPTEHLGGSGLVASVVAGIVAGQGAQKWFTPEQRLSDEVNWRTVELVLEGGIFLIMGLELKQIVTDVINRHEGIALPTVVALAALLIVLLVRTAYVSFLLWVGRGRARRMNRSQFEAMDARLDQIEASGWPDTPASAGRGRGRTRGRAARRLASPEARQRRLTSMRERVSRALADFDYYQASPLGWKHGTIIVWAGMRGVVTLAAAQTIPQSVETRPELVYIAFVVALVSLMLQGFTLPWVVRLVKLEKTGDGSVDAGEQARIDEELRDAAADALQSHELRRRDGSPFHSDVLDKVGIRYTQTPSEETSAVMTDVLELRLAMIDVMRERLTALSSGGAFSTRTLRHALAQLDADQLSIELRLREGD
- a CDS encoding malate dehydrogenase; the protein is MEPSTNPGNIAAADDAVTTVAVTGAGGQIGYALLFRIASGAMLGPDRPVRLKLLEIPQGIAAAEGTALELQDGAFPLLHGVDITDDPRTAFDGANVALLVGARPRTAGMERGDLLAANAGIFGPQGAALNAVAADDVQVLVVGNPANTNALIAAASAPDIPPERFAALTRLDHDRAVGQLAATLSASVADIHGVTIWGNHSATQFPDVAHATVGGRPVIDALAERFGGIEAATAWLDGEFIPRVAKRGAEIIAVRGSSSAASAANAAISHVRDAVHGTAWTSAALVSRGEYGVPEGLVSSFPVTSDGSGYRIVEGLDLDERGRRLLDASVAELAAERDAVRGLGLL
- a CDS encoding neutral zinc metallopeptidase, whose translation is MTFNSNAQVGQTTARRRGRGAVVAGGAGVAGLGGLALLLLSLFTGNDLTGLLGGPGDSAQPGTETVIENCETGADANANDDCRLVLGQQALDSYWEGQVEGYRAPQLIIVDQQTSTACGTASNATGPFYCPPEQTIYVDPTFFGILRDQYGAQAGSLAQLYVLAHEYGHHIQQLIGVFDQYPANGSGPTSNGVRTELQADCFAGAWVDAMSKQKDANGVPYLKPPTDAELRDALNAAATVGDDHIQEQSTGRVNPESWTHGSSEQRQRWFTRGYQEGPEQCDTFSGNDL
- the pip gene encoding prolyl aminopeptidase; this translates as MSTPLDDILYPPIEPFETGELLVGDGQRVYWEQSGNPDGKPVVFLHGGPGAGTSTWHRRFFDPERYRIILFDQRGCGRSTPHASAPDADLRFNTTWHLVADIELLRRNLGIEKWQVFGGSWGSALALAYAESYPDAVSELVLRGIFTLRRHELEWFYEGGASALFPDLWEAFLAPIPVLERSRMIEAYHRRLTDPDPAVHRPAGVAWTTWEASTLTLLPDPDLVASMAAPDAAVAFARIENHYFVHGGWFREGQLIEDAGRLRHIPAVIVQGRYDVCTPVMTAWDLHRAWPEAELVIVPDASHSASEPGIAAALRAATDRFAAAPVD
- a CDS encoding DEAD/DEAH box helicase, which translates into the protein MTDTSFRTLGVPAPLLDVLAADGKTEAFPIQVDTLPDTLAGRDVLGRGKTGSGKTLAFSIPMVARLGGALAGGARRQGRILGLVLAPTRELATQINATLEPLARAYGLKTTTIFGGVNQSRQVAALQAGVDIVVACPGRLEDLLQQRHLTLDAVEITVIDEADHMADLGFLPSVTRILDKTPRDGQRLLFSATLDNGVDKLVKRFLQNEVLHSVDEAHSPVAAMTHHVFHVEGADAKKELVRTLASGTGRRILFMRTKHHAKKLAQQLTAQGIPAVDLHGNLSQPQRDRNLAAFSSGAARVLVATDVAARGVHVDDVELVIHVDPPMEHKAYLHRSGRTARAGAEGSVVTLVLPGQEKDVKDLLRKAAITATPVRVTAESAEVSALVGEVAAYVAPAPKAEQQRGGGRSQGANAQRKRAAREGQAGPGRGEGQSRGGQERGAGQGRTRRDRSGRPAQTSDRAAHTDRPARQSERGHGAARPAAQPAASGNARTTGRRASQQGSKLTVGSVVRQNGAGRRSGR
- a CDS encoding aldehyde dehydrogenase family protein — translated: MTTPPKKSPARRPAADAGPSPDVRAELDGAIDAVTSGARTWSLLTLGQRRTVIQRVRAAVAAVAEEWADVASTSKGLAASHPLRGEEWLSGPYAALVALDAYADTLGALARGDSPLSSTTLGRAPGDRVVVHTSPLTAIDRLLLSGYSTEVWLEPGVTASEARRTAGLAQLDPTHSGGVGLVLGAGNVSSIPFLDVLYELMSSNRAVVLKVNPTQDALVPVFERALAPLIEPGFLRIVRGGGDVGAYLTRHPSIDHVHVTGSDATFRAIVPGLSVPITAELGGVSPIIVVPGEWSDADLRFQAEHVVTMRLHNSGHNCIAGQVVLVSADWPQRDAFLQELRTAYDRAPRRPVWYPHSGGKLDAAREAYPDAAWCGDGTRALIETSGEDATALESTEYFAPVLGVVSLPGMGQRFVDAAVAYANDRLVGTLGANVVIAPETQRALAGGFERAMAALRYGTVAINAWTAFGFLTPTATWGAFPGGTLDDAPSGIGIVHNAFLLDRVERTVVRGPFRPFPRSVSSAWSLRGRGRGAGLSVLPKPPWFVTSRTGAAVSEGFTRFRIDGNLAKLTLVLLQAFRA